In the genome of Enterococcus hirae ATCC 9790, one region contains:
- a CDS encoding DUF1622 domain-containing protein translates to MEINLIEKLAPYLEQLVIILDVFAILIILWGAWLAIKDFLYFSFTERRIKAERINQNNAIKKMLGGYILLSLEVLISAGIIESIIKPTLEDVFQLAALVVIRTIISFFLNKEIGSDARQ, encoded by the coding sequence ATGGAAATTAATTTGATCGAGAAACTTGCCCCTTATTTGGAACAATTAGTCATCATATTAGACGTTTTTGCTATTTTAATCATTCTCTGGGGTGCCTGGTTAGCTATCAAAGATTTTCTCTACTTTTCTTTTACGGAACGAAGAATCAAAGCAGAGCGGATTAACCAAAACAATGCAATCAAAAAAATGTTAGGTGGCTATATCTTGTTGAGTTTAGAAGTCCTGATCTCAGCTGGTATCATTGAGTCCATTATCAAACCAACCTTGGAAGATGTCTTCCAGTTAGCTGCTTTGGTTGTGATCCGAACGATCATTTCGTTCTTTTTAAATAAAGAAATCGGCTCGGATGCACGACAATAA
- a CDS encoding HAD-IC family P-type ATPase — MVWYKETAQEVMKTLKTTPDGLNQDERISRLKENGYNHIEVKKKVSPLRKFLKHLTELLMIILLVASLLKFFTGEVIEGSIILAVVLVNSFVGYWQERKAEEALNGLEKLLGQNAVIFTEGIKELVPAKELVPGDLLALKAGDVIPADVRLIEVHDFMVEEAALTGESEAVEKTSERLTTTVSTGDQKNLAFSGTLVQTGTAIGVVIETGDTTEIGKINQALQSVQQQTTPLVKKINQLNKQIFRGILFLSLFLLFFTTFRYGLEMNFLFSTIIALIVSMIPEGLPAVLTMILSLGVNEMAKEQAIIKGLPSVETLGSMTVICSDKTGTLTKNEMSVVETVTDQEETMLAIMKNCQEIQTKANQNVTELTGNPTELALLRYTAKASLPLEPVKGKIPFSSSYKYMATMHDKQEHAIVYVKGAPEVLLAKANLTPKQVGKWQEEAMKLAQKGQRVLGFAYKTLAPDQELGHDQLNELTFVGIAGIIDPPKESAIRAVKECQNAGISVKMITGDHKDTAQAIAEQIGLKHTKNVLEGIDIDRLSDEELAKQVKSVDVFARTTPEHKLRIVDALQKNEEIVGMTGDGVNDAPALKRADVGIAMGIKGSEVSKQAADRVLGDDNFHTIAKAVKEGRRILDNLQKTINFFLPTALAQGLVIIWALLVNQPLPLTPVQILWVNMVTTITLSYALGFEKAGKDTMSRSPRDPKQGILTRYSVFRIFYVSLLIMIPAYLLAMSFEGQALQQTMLLQNIVAAQAVYMINCRELLDPSLNRSLFENKALFLSLGMLVLLQAGVIYLPIAQQLIGTTSLSLTEQLPILLNILILFVIVEIEKRISKMIAKKRNAELPT, encoded by the coding sequence ATGGTCTGGTATAAAGAAACAGCCCAAGAAGTGATGAAGACACTCAAAACGACTCCAGATGGGCTAAACCAAGATGAGCGTATCAGTCGTTTAAAAGAAAACGGCTATAATCATATAGAAGTAAAAAAGAAAGTTAGTCCATTACGAAAGTTTTTGAAGCATTTGACAGAATTATTGATGATTATCTTATTGGTTGCTTCTTTGTTAAAATTTTTTACAGGAGAAGTGATTGAAGGCAGTATTATTCTGGCAGTCGTTCTCGTCAATAGTTTTGTTGGTTATTGGCAAGAGCGAAAGGCTGAGGAAGCGTTAAACGGCTTAGAAAAACTTTTAGGACAGAACGCGGTGATTTTCACAGAAGGGATCAAAGAATTGGTTCCAGCTAAGGAATTAGTACCAGGTGATTTGTTAGCGTTGAAAGCAGGCGATGTTATACCTGCAGACGTTCGCTTGATTGAGGTCCATGACTTCATGGTAGAAGAAGCCGCATTGACGGGGGAGTCGGAAGCAGTTGAAAAGACTAGCGAACGATTGACGACAACTGTCTCAACCGGAGATCAGAAGAATCTGGCATTTTCTGGTACCTTAGTTCAAACAGGGACTGCGATTGGTGTGGTCATCGAAACGGGAGATACCACTGAAATCGGGAAAATCAATCAGGCACTACAATCAGTCCAACAACAAACTACACCACTCGTTAAAAAGATCAACCAACTAAACAAGCAGATCTTTCGTGGGATTCTTTTCCTTAGCTTGTTCTTACTCTTTTTCACGACATTTAGATATGGCTTGGAAATGAACTTCTTATTTTCAACGATTATTGCTTTGATCGTTTCGATGATCCCGGAAGGTTTACCAGCAGTACTCACGATGATCCTTTCTTTAGGTGTGAACGAAATGGCTAAAGAGCAAGCGATCATTAAAGGCTTGCCTTCTGTGGAAACTCTTGGCTCTATGACCGTGATTTGTTCGGATAAAACAGGAACCCTGACAAAAAACGAAATGAGTGTTGTCGAAACAGTGACGGATCAAGAAGAAACCATGTTGGCAATCATGAAAAACTGCCAAGAGATCCAAACCAAAGCAAATCAAAACGTGACCGAATTAACAGGAAACCCGACCGAACTTGCTTTACTACGTTACACGGCAAAAGCATCACTACCTTTGGAGCCAGTCAAAGGAAAAATCCCATTTAGTTCAAGCTATAAATACATGGCAACAATGCATGACAAACAGGAACATGCGATTGTTTATGTCAAAGGGGCACCAGAAGTATTACTAGCAAAAGCGAACTTGACACCGAAACAAGTCGGAAAATGGCAAGAGGAAGCGATGAAACTCGCCCAAAAAGGACAACGAGTCTTAGGCTTTGCTTATAAGACACTTGCTCCTGATCAAGAATTGGGACATGATCAATTGAATGAACTGACCTTTGTAGGGATTGCAGGAATTATCGATCCACCAAAAGAGAGTGCGATCCGAGCAGTCAAAGAATGTCAAAATGCAGGGATCTCGGTGAAAATGATCACAGGAGACCATAAAGACACTGCGCAGGCAATTGCTGAACAAATCGGTCTCAAACACACAAAAAACGTGTTAGAAGGAATTGACATTGATCGTTTATCCGATGAAGAACTAGCGAAACAAGTGAAATCAGTAGATGTATTTGCCCGAACGACACCGGAACACAAGTTACGGATCGTGGATGCTCTTCAAAAAAATGAAGAAATCGTTGGAATGACGGGTGACGGTGTGAATGATGCGCCAGCTTTGAAGCGTGCTGATGTAGGAATCGCTATGGGAATCAAAGGGAGTGAAGTGAGCAAGCAGGCAGCGGACAGGGTACTGGGTGATGATAATTTCCATACGATCGCTAAAGCGGTCAAAGAAGGGCGGAGGATTCTCGACAATCTTCAAAAAACAATCAATTTTTTCTTACCAACAGCTTTAGCCCAAGGACTGGTCATTATTTGGGCACTACTCGTTAACCAGCCGTTACCACTGACACCTGTCCAAATTTTATGGGTGAACATGGTTACTACGATCACGTTATCCTATGCTTTAGGATTTGAAAAAGCTGGTAAGGACACGATGAGTCGCTCACCGAGAGATCCAAAGCAAGGGATTCTCACCCGCTACAGTGTGTTCCGAATCTTTTATGTGTCATTGCTGATCATGATTCCTGCTTATTTACTAGCAATGAGCTTTGAAGGACAAGCGCTCCAACAAACCATGCTCTTACAAAATATCGTAGCTGCTCAAGCTGTGTATATGATCAATTGCCGCGAGTTACTTGATCCTTCATTGAATCGTAGTTTATTTGAAAACAAAGCGTTGTTCTTGTCACTCGGGATGTTGGTCCTCTTGCAAGCAGGAGTGATTTACTTACCGATCGCACAACAGCTAATTGGGACAACAAGTCTTTCCCTGACAGAGCAACTACCGATCTTACTAAATATTCTAATACTTTTTGTAATCGTTGAGATCGAAAAGCGGATCAGTAAGATGATCGCCAAAAAAAGAAATGCTGAGTTACCCACGTAA
- the tdc gene encoding tyrosine decarboxylase has product MKDMDIKAVFIGDKSENGAFYKMQLNKMVDEHLGWRENYLPGDVAAISEADKQAPRYIATREHMVEVLDEVSQRMRAGSIPWHSAGRYWGQMNAETLMPALLAYNFAMLWNPNNVALESSMATSQMEAEVGQDFADLFNMTGGWGHITADGSIANLEGLWYARCIKSIPLAVKEVYPEKVKDKTDWELLNLSVEEILEMVGTFSDEELDAVKAASSRSGKHLQELGKWLVPQTKHYSWMKALDICGIGLDQMIAIPVQEDYRMDVAILEKTIRELAAQKIPVLGVVAVVGTTEEGQVDSVDKIVELREKLYKEGIYFYLHVDAAYGGYARALFLNEAGEFVPYESLPDFFEEHHVFNYDVSIDQSVYDGFKAISEADSVTIDPHKMGYVPYAAGGIVIKHKEMRNIISYFAPYVFEKSVKAPDMLGAYILEGSKAGATAAAVWTAHRVLPLNITGYGQLIGASIEAAQRFRAFLEQLSFTIKGKTIEVYPLNHPDFNMVNWVFKVKGCTDLKTINELNEKMFNRSSYMEGDVYSEHFITSHTTFMKEEYGDSPLPFIERIGLSKEEWQKEQKVTLLRAAIMTPYLNDDKIFEFYTQGITKAMEKTLNEIL; this is encoded by the coding sequence ATGAAAGATATGGATATCAAAGCCGTCTTTATTGGCGACAAATCAGAAAATGGCGCATTTTACAAAATGCAATTGAACAAGATGGTCGATGAACATTTAGGTTGGAGAGAGAATTATCTTCCTGGTGACGTTGCAGCCATTAGTGAAGCCGACAAACAAGCACCTCGATATATCGCCACTCGTGAGCATATGGTGGAAGTTTTGGATGAAGTCAGTCAACGGATGCGTGCAGGATCGATCCCTTGGCATTCTGCTGGGCGTTATTGGGGTCAAATGAACGCTGAGACATTGATGCCTGCCTTGCTTGCTTATAACTTTGCTATGCTTTGGAATCCGAATAATGTGGCATTGGAATCTTCTATGGCAACTTCACAAATGGAGGCAGAAGTAGGACAAGATTTTGCTGATTTATTCAATATGACCGGTGGCTGGGGCCATATTACAGCAGATGGCTCGATCGCAAACCTTGAAGGTCTTTGGTATGCACGTTGTATCAAATCTATTCCCCTTGCAGTGAAGGAAGTTTATCCTGAAAAAGTCAAAGATAAAACAGATTGGGAACTATTGAATCTTTCTGTCGAAGAAATCTTAGAAATGGTTGGAACCTTCAGTGATGAAGAATTAGATGCTGTCAAAGCAGCTTCATCTCGTAGTGGGAAACACCTCCAAGAACTTGGCAAATGGTTAGTGCCACAAACGAAGCATTATTCATGGATGAAAGCTTTAGACATTTGCGGGATTGGGTTAGATCAAATGATCGCTATCCCAGTTCAAGAAGATTATCGTATGGATGTTGCTATTTTAGAAAAAACGATCCGTGAATTAGCCGCACAAAAAATTCCAGTCCTAGGTGTGGTAGCGGTCGTTGGGACTACGGAAGAAGGCCAAGTGGATAGTGTAGATAAAATCGTCGAATTGCGAGAAAAATTATACAAAGAAGGAATTTATTTCTATCTTCACGTTGACGCAGCTTATGGCGGATATGCACGTGCATTGTTCTTAAATGAAGCAGGCGAGTTTGTACCTTATGAATCTCTGCCAGACTTTTTTGAAGAACATCATGTATTTAATTATGATGTTTCCATTGATCAAAGTGTTTACGATGGGTTCAAAGCAATCTCTGAGGCAGATTCGGTCACGATCGATCCGCATAAAATGGGCTATGTTCCTTATGCTGCTGGAGGTATCGTAATCAAACACAAAGAAATGCGTAACATTATTTCCTATTTTGCTCCTTATGTTTTTGAAAAATCAGTAAAAGCACCGGACATGTTAGGCGCCTATATTTTAGAAGGATCAAAAGCCGGGGCAACGGCTGCTGCTGTTTGGACTGCTCATCGTGTATTGCCATTGAACATTACTGGTTATGGTCAATTGATTGGTGCCTCGATTGAAGCAGCTCAACGATTCCGAGCATTTTTAGAACAATTGAGCTTTACCATCAAAGGGAAAACGATTGAAGTTTATCCTTTGAATCATCCAGATTTTAATATGGTCAATTGGGTATTTAAAGTCAAAGGATGCACGGATTTAAAAACGATCAATGAATTGAATGAAAAAATGTTCAATCGTTCTTCTTATATGGAAGGGGATGTTTATAGTGAACATTTCATTACTTCACATACGACCTTTATGAAAGAAGAATATGGAGATTCCCCACTTCCTTTCATTGAACGGATAGGTCTTTCGAAAGAAGAATGGCAAAAAGAACAAAAAGTGACATTGCTAAGAGCGGCAATTATGACACCATATCTTAATGATGACAAGATTTTCGAGTTCTATACGCAAGGCATTACCAAAGCCATGGAAAAAACACTCAATGAAATCTTATAA
- a CDS encoding DUF1622 domain-containing protein yields the protein MFDTNLITYLDWLIAILNIASIIILLVGIFLVLKNLFDWHPLKKDYEQRNFRNAEVRKLLASYILLSLEVLVVADIIESVIKPTWTDILKLAVIIIIRTIISYFLNLETQDKKQVKVGTHNGN from the coding sequence ATGTTTGATACAAATTTGATAACTTATTTGGACTGGTTGATCGCAATTTTGAATATTGCTTCAATCATTATTTTGCTGGTAGGGATTTTTTTAGTCTTAAAAAATCTTTTTGACTGGCACCCACTGAAAAAAGACTACGAACAGCGTAATTTCCGAAATGCGGAAGTACGCAAATTATTGGCTAGTTATATTTTGCTGAGTCTAGAGGTGCTAGTGGTAGCAGATATCATTGAATCAGTTATCAAACCAACTTGGACAGATATTTTAAAATTAGCAGTGATCATCATTATTCGAACGATTATTTCCTATTTCTTGAATTTAGAAACACAAGATAAAAAGCAAGTAAAGGTAGGAACACATAATGGAAATTAA
- a CDS encoding amino acid permease codes for MERTTMKKTLTNRNIQMIALGGAIGTGLFLGSAKAIKLAGPAVLLTYFVCGLAIYGLMYAMGELFLSNNEFQSIGDFIQYYLGERWAFLVNWTYWLCWMGAGLTELTAIGLYIRFWLPALSPLISGIFALIALVIINVVAVRWFGELESLFSTIKIFGILLFILLGIGVCFLYFKSPRIGVRENFDQLQTIFPFGLTGLVAAFPMVLFSFAGVEMIGLTVGETADPQKNLKKAIQCLPARILFFYIGTIVAILLVVPWQSLDLKESPLVTMLQFIHCSKGAGVINLIILVASLSSTNSAIYSTSRILYNTAKEKNLSKWFLTLSSRGVPLHGILFTGGMFLLGLCLHFFVSDSRILFQLLAGMTTISFLFVWSAILFAHLKLTKSQLKKWKDRLILCFFGLVGISLFFEPTTRVIPVVSVVWFGALNLIYQRIRQTSPK; via the coding sequence ATGGAAAGAACCACAATGAAGAAAACTTTGACGAACCGGAATATCCAGATGATTGCGCTAGGAGGTGCGATCGGGACTGGACTATTCTTAGGTTCTGCCAAAGCAATCAAGTTGGCGGGACCTGCTGTCTTGCTTACTTATTTTGTTTGCGGCCTCGCTATTTATGGGTTGATGTATGCGATGGGTGAGCTCTTTTTATCCAATAATGAGTTTCAATCGATCGGCGATTTCATCCAATACTATTTAGGCGAACGATGGGCATTTTTAGTCAACTGGACGTATTGGTTATGTTGGATGGGTGCTGGATTGACCGAATTGACAGCGATTGGTTTATATATCCGCTTTTGGTTACCAGCACTCTCTCCCTTAATCAGTGGGATCTTCGCACTTATTGCCTTAGTGATCATTAACGTAGTTGCGGTTCGTTGGTTTGGTGAGTTGGAATCCTTGTTTTCAACTATCAAGATTTTTGGGATTTTATTATTTATTCTTTTAGGGATTGGCGTTTGCTTTTTGTACTTCAAGTCACCAAGAATTGGTGTCAGAGAAAATTTTGATCAGCTCCAAACCATTTTTCCATTTGGACTAACCGGCTTAGTTGCTGCTTTTCCAATGGTTTTATTTAGTTTTGCCGGAGTTGAAATGATCGGTTTAACGGTGGGCGAAACAGCAGATCCACAGAAAAACCTTAAAAAAGCGATCCAATGTTTACCCGCACGTATCCTCTTTTTCTATATTGGAACGATCGTGGCGATTTTGTTAGTCGTTCCTTGGCAATCTTTAGATTTAAAAGAAAGTCCGTTGGTCACGATGTTACAGTTCATTCATTGTAGCAAAGGGGCAGGAGTCATCAACTTGATCATCTTGGTTGCTTCCCTTTCTTCCACGAATAGTGCCATTTATAGTACGAGTCGTATCTTATATAATACGGCAAAAGAAAAAAATCTTTCCAAATGGTTTCTAACATTATCTTCTCGAGGTGTGCCCTTGCACGGTATCTTATTTACTGGAGGCATGTTTTTATTAGGACTTTGTTTACACTTTTTTGTATCAGATAGTCGGATTTTATTTCAATTACTTGCAGGCATGACCACGATTTCGTTCTTATTTGTCTGGTCAGCTATTTTATTTGCCCATCTAAAATTAACGAAAAGTCAGTTGAAAAAATGGAAAGATCGACTCATTCTATGTTTTTTTGGTTTGGTAGGAATCAGTTTGTTTTTTGAACCAACTACTCGTGTGATTCCCGTAGTTTCCGTTGTTTGGTTTGGTGCCTTGAACTTGATCTATCAACGGATTCGTCAGACCTCTCCAAAATGA
- the cas2 gene encoding CRISPR-associated endonuclease Cas2 — translation MSYRYMRMLLMFDLPTETSDDRKVYRRFRKFLLSEGFIMHQFSVYSKLLLNGTANQAMLGRLKAHHPKKGLVTLLTVTEKQFSRMVYLCGEKDLSPANSDERVIFLGEDVEDEP, via the coding sequence ATGAGTTATCGTTACATGAGAATGTTATTAATGTTTGATCTGCCGACAGAGACGAGCGATGATCGAAAAGTTTATCGAAGGTTCAGAAAGTTTTTACTGAGTGAAGGCTTTATCATGCATCAATTTTCAGTATATAGTAAGTTGTTGTTGAACGGTACTGCTAATCAAGCGATGCTCGGTCGATTAAAAGCCCATCATCCTAAAAAGGGCTTAGTTACCTTACTAACGGTCACTGAAAAACAATTTTCACGAATGGTTTATTTGTGTGGGGAAAAAGACCTGAGTCCAGCTAATTCAGACGAACGAGTCATTTTTTTAGGAGAGGATGTGGAGGATGAACCTTAA
- a CDS encoding helix-turn-helix domain-containing protein yields the protein MYSLMKKIITEKDIKRQVSLVELLLNHSQITVNELAEVVNTTERTIFSDLQTIKTQLPKGWLINSDQSGIQLKNEQNLLTNELWEIFLTQSISVQLLKELLTIKEVATPTFLARNGLSYETLNRHVKKLNQQLVVYELQIEQNRHRLSFSGEEETIRLFYHRLLMPFTHNNYFFEDYSIHESHYFRFLKRLRQAELAVDTEEVFGICWFFINTIRIKAGCRIPTSLFSTQDQLFLLYAPELEKLYRTEGVYLKDKEAAFAFSCFLDSWNYNNSYPPMILDILHRHPAETNIREFVNRLSESLAIKELEQTNLPENLILLLLKYYESPLLIEQTTKQYHYYLKEYEQEYPELYPHKFALLQQVKESTSMVKKVTNETYFFYLLSLLIQQTLLAVQPYQATIYFIFQGEPSWKAFLQQELNAYLGKRVILEPIELSQLSDITIKKNDLLVSNIPIDTPPMPVIYLSTIPTKNELDRLSDLSLRSYL from the coding sequence CAAGTCTCTTTAGTGGAACTATTACTGAATCACTCGCAAATAACTGTGAACGAATTGGCCGAAGTTGTCAATACCACAGAGCGTACGATTTTTTCTGATCTTCAAACAATCAAAACCCAATTACCTAAAGGCTGGCTAATCAATAGTGACCAATCAGGGATTCAACTAAAAAACGAACAGAATCTCCTGACAAATGAACTGTGGGAAATTTTTCTGACACAGTCGATCAGTGTCCAATTATTGAAAGAATTATTAACGATTAAAGAAGTCGCTACCCCCACCTTTTTAGCACGTAACGGCTTGTCTTACGAAACATTGAATCGTCATGTCAAAAAATTGAATCAACAATTAGTCGTCTATGAATTACAGATCGAACAAAACCGCCACCGTTTGTCGTTTTCAGGTGAAGAAGAAACCATTCGGCTATTTTATCATCGGTTACTTATGCCGTTTACCCATAACAACTATTTTTTCGAGGATTACTCGATCCATGAATCACACTACTTCCGATTTCTCAAACGTTTACGACAAGCTGAGTTAGCTGTTGATACCGAAGAGGTATTCGGGATTTGTTGGTTTTTTATCAACACGATTCGGATCAAAGCTGGTTGTCGAATCCCGACTTCATTGTTTTCTACCCAGGATCAATTATTTTTACTCTATGCTCCTGAATTAGAAAAACTGTACCGAACTGAAGGGGTCTATCTTAAAGATAAAGAAGCAGCGTTTGCTTTTTCCTGTTTTCTTGACAGTTGGAACTATAACAACTCTTACCCGCCTATGATCTTGGATATTTTACACCGTCACCCTGCAGAAACAAACATTCGTGAATTTGTAAATCGTCTATCAGAAAGCTTAGCTATCAAAGAGTTAGAACAAACAAACTTACCGGAAAATTTGATTTTACTACTCCTGAAATACTATGAATCACCGTTATTGATCGAACAAACAACCAAACAATATCACTATTATTTAAAAGAATATGAACAAGAATACCCAGAGTTATATCCTCATAAATTCGCTTTGTTGCAACAAGTTAAAGAATCGACGAGCATGGTCAAAAAGGTCACCAATGAGACTTATTTCTTTTATTTACTTTCTTTATTGATCCAACAGACACTTTTAGCCGTGCAGCCGTATCAAGCAACGATTTATTTTATTTTTCAAGGGGAACCTTCATGGAAAGCTTTTTTGCAACAAGAATTAAATGCTTATTTAGGCAAACGAGTGATCTTGGAACCCATTGAATTGAGTCAATTGTCAGATATCACTATCAAGAAAAATGATTTATTAGTTTCAAATATTCCGATCGATACACCGCCAATGCCTGTCATTTATCTTTCAACGATCCCGACAAAAAATGAATTGGATCGTTTAAGTGACTTATCGTTGCGATCGTATTTGTAA
- the csn2 gene encoding type II-A CRISPR-associated protein Csn2 — MNLNFSLLEQPISFEKALIFVIEDVEVFSKVVHGVYQYGENSMLKFFNDKLQLLKPSELIVVTDILSFDSQAPTTLKLIYADLEQQLNENIELKSRIDQLTTKVQEWISEELLEHELDLVCEEMSMVELFKALKIRITTQPESIFQKIMEILQIYKYLVKKKCLVFINVGAYLTTTEMAELQEYISLCHMPVLFIEPGKIKGLKQTVLDQDYFLCEEMW, encoded by the coding sequence ATGAACCTTAACTTTTCTTTATTAGAACAACCGATAAGCTTTGAAAAAGCGCTGATTTTTGTAATTGAAGATGTGGAAGTTTTTTCAAAAGTCGTTCATGGAGTTTACCAGTATGGTGAAAATAGCATGTTAAAGTTTTTCAATGATAAATTACAGCTACTCAAACCATCAGAATTGATAGTTGTGACGGATATCTTAAGTTTTGATAGCCAAGCTCCGACTACATTGAAGCTGATCTATGCTGACTTAGAGCAACAATTAAATGAAAACATCGAACTAAAATCAAGGATTGATCAATTAACCACCAAGGTTCAGGAATGGATTAGTGAGGAACTCTTAGAACATGAATTAGATTTAGTCTGTGAAGAAATGAGTATGGTTGAGCTATTCAAAGCATTAAAAATAAGAATTACGACGCAACCAGAATCAATCTTTCAAAAAATAATGGAGATTTTACAGATTTATAAGTATCTAGTGAAAAAGAAATGCTTGGTTTTTATCAATGTTGGAGCGTACTTAACAACCACAGAAATGGCTGAACTACAGGAATATATTTCTTTGTGTCATATGCCTGTCCTTTTTATCGAACCAGGAAAAATAAAAGGATTGAAGCAAACTGTTTTAGATCAAGACTATTTTTTGTGTGAAGAAATGTGGTAA
- a CDS encoding amino acid permease, protein MTDSKTSQITTLTFIGMTCALVASVRNIPDVAATGWTMLFYMLVAVLFYAFPISLISGEFAGMFPQKGGPELWVSNSLGRKWGFVVSWLLWVQMFPGMVMVASALAPLLGNMIDNVPLGLNSKFTLIVILVVYWIITLLNLKFDMAKIGGKIGVWLGLYIPLAIMLLLGIFSWIKVGIQPHATLGHFSWAKLIPDAETAKSFVYFAPIMFIFTGIEMSSVYITRLKNPVKTYTKGIFAALIFLFFVNTLNALVVANVVPKGQMELNNIAQSISIYCQILGLPHIIVNIFSLLVFVGVAVQLSAWASGPAKTVTASARKGAYPPKFNFWKTNQFDVSKSVILTQSTIISIFALFYLLIPGVNQAFLMLVNSTTVIYCIVYVIMGIAILKLRKAKPELARPFRIGKKGGKGDLGAWIVVLVLFAAIGCSVGLTMQAGTLINFFAVTVISLILFIAPLCIDKIRKPSWEQEVQQKLNQE, encoded by the coding sequence ATGACAGATTCGAAAACTTCACAAATCACTACACTGACATTCATCGGTATGACTTGTGCCTTAGTTGCTAGTGTTCGGAACATTCCTGATGTTGCAGCCACGGGTTGGACGATGCTTTTCTATATGCTTGTAGCGGTATTATTTTATGCTTTTCCTATTTCGTTGATCTCAGGTGAATTTGCTGGGATGTTTCCCCAAAAAGGTGGACCAGAACTCTGGGTCTCAAATTCTTTAGGACGAAAATGGGGCTTTGTTGTCTCATGGCTTTTATGGGTCCAAATGTTTCCAGGGATGGTGATGGTCGCTTCAGCGCTAGCACCTTTATTGGGTAATATGATTGATAACGTTCCTTTAGGGTTGAACAGTAAATTTACTTTGATCGTTATTCTAGTCGTGTATTGGATCATTACATTATTAAATTTGAAATTTGATATGGCTAAAATTGGTGGGAAGATCGGTGTTTGGTTAGGTCTATATATTCCATTAGCAATTATGCTTCTTTTAGGTATTTTTTCATGGATCAAAGTCGGTATCCAACCACATGCAACATTAGGTCATTTTTCTTGGGCTAAATTGATCCCTGATGCAGAAACAGCGAAATCATTCGTTTACTTTGCACCAATCATGTTTATCTTTACGGGGATCGAGATGTCATCTGTCTACATCACCCGTTTGAAAAATCCTGTAAAAACTTATACTAAAGGGATCTTTGCTGCATTGATTTTTCTCTTCTTTGTGAATACGTTGAATGCGTTAGTCGTAGCAAATGTGGTACCTAAAGGCCAAATGGAGTTGAATAATATTGCGCAATCCATTTCAATCTATTGTCAGATTCTAGGATTACCACATATCATCGTTAATATTTTCAGTCTATTAGTCTTTGTAGGTGTAGCTGTCCAATTATCTGCATGGGCTTCAGGACCAGCCAAAACAGTCACTGCAAGTGCGAGAAAAGGAGCATATCCACCAAAATTCAATTTTTGGAAAACGAACCAATTTGATGTGTCAAAATCAGTAATCTTAACACAATCAACGATTATTTCGATCTTTGCTTTGTTTTATTTGTTGATACCAGGTGTCAATCAGGCATTTCTGATGTTAGTGAACTCCACGACAGTGATTTATTGTATTGTATATGTCATTATGGGGATTGCTATTTTGAAATTAAGAAAAGCCAAACCTGAACTTGCCCGACCATTTAGAATCGGTAAAAAAGGTGGTAAGGGTGATTTAGGTGCATGGATCGTTGTACTTGTTCTTTTTGCAGCAATTGGCTGTTCGGTAGGTTTGACGATGCAAGCTGGAACGTTGATCAACTTTTTCGCAGTAACGGTGATTAGTTTGATCTTATTCATTGCCCCATTATGTATTGATAAAATCAGAAAACCATCATGGGAACAAGAAGTCCAACAAAAATTGAATCAAGAATAA